ATAACGTGAGTGTCCAGGCGATCCAATTCTTCATCCACATCTGCTTTTTGCGCAAGCAGGACAATTTCCTGTTCCAAGCGCTCAGGGTCTAATTCCACTTGCAGGGCGGCGAGTTTGGCTTGCAGTTTTTCGCGCTGCGCGGCGAGGATTTCCGGCATGCGCGCGCGCACTTTTACCACCTGTGCTGAGACGCTATCCAAACGGCTCAGGATCAATTGCTCCAGCTCAGCACCTTCACGCGAGCGGTGTTCGATCAGCCCCTCTAATGCGCTGTCGAATAATGCCAGCGCGGCAGTGTGCATCGCATCGCGATCCAACTCTTGTTTTTGGATAACCCCTGGCCAGCGCAAAATTTCCAGCGCATTGACCGGTGCGGCAACAGCACCCAGTAAACCGTTAATTTGCTGGGCAGCCGTGGTGAGCTGGGCGACTTTGGCGAGGTTCACCCCCAATTCGTTTTCACCTTCCTGCTCCCAATGGACATTCAGGCTCGCCTCCACTTTGCCCCGCTGCAGGGCTTTGCGCATGGCGTCGCGCAGGTGCGGCTCTATTTCGCGGAAATCCTCCGGCAGGCGAAAATTCGGCTCCAGGTAGCGATGGTTAACGCTGCGGATTTCCCAAACCAGGGTTCCCCAGGCAAATTTGGCTTCGCGACGTGCGAACCCGGTCATACTGCGTGGCATAGTCATTCCTCAGAAGGCGCGGGTCGGGCGATCAATGCTGGTCTTGTCGGCCCTTGAGCTGGTAGAGTTCCCGCGTAAATTAATTGTCATAACCGATGCAGGATCTTATCACAGCTCCCTGCTTTACCTTTTAAGTTCCCTTTCGCAGTAAGGATCAAGCCATGCAACGCCCCAGCGGTCGCTCACCCGACCAATTACGCCCTGTTCGTATCACCCGCCATTACACCAAACATGCCGAAGGCTCAGTGCTAGTGGAATTTGGCGATACCAAAGTGATTTGTACCGCCAGCGTGGTCAATTCGGTTCCTCCCTTTTTACGTGGCCAGGGGCAAGGGTGGCTCACTGCTGAATATGGCATGTTGCCACGCTCTACCGGCACCCGGATGGATCGCGAAGCAGCACGTGGCAA
The nucleotide sequence above comes from Cellvibrio sp. PSBB023. Encoded proteins:
- a CDS encoding YicC/YloC family endoribonuclease — encoded protein: MPRSMTGFARREAKFAWGTLVWEIRSVNHRYLEPNFRLPEDFREIEPHLRDAMRKALQRGKVEASLNVHWEQEGENELGVNLAKVAQLTTAAQQINGLLGAVAAPVNALEILRWPGVIQKQELDRDAMHTAALALFDSALEGLIEHRSREGAELEQLILSRLDSVSAQVVKVRARMPEILAAQREKLQAKLAALQVELDPERLEQEIVLLAQKADVDEELDRLDTHVIEVKRSLKQTDSLGRRLDFLMQELNREANTLSSKSIVSDTTQAAVELKVLIEQMREQIQNIE